The following is a genomic window from Serratia ficaria.
GCCGACCTCGGCAACCTGGATAAAAACCCGCAATCTCCCTATTTTATCCACCGGCAGTCCATCCTGAATAAGAGGCTGCGGCACCAGCCGCAGCGGCGTTGAAGTTAACGGGTAGTATAGCCGCCGTTGGCGAACAGCGTCTGGCCGGTGATCCACCAGCCGTCGGTGACCAGGAATTTGACGATCGGCGCAATATCCTCGATGTCGGTCAGGCCGGTTTTCGAGAACTTGCTCAGCGCGGCGGCGCTGCTGTGGTAGTCCACCGCCTCCTTGCTTTCCTGGCCGTAGAAGAACGGCGTGTCCATCGGGCCCGGGCCGATGGCGTTCACGCTGATGCCGCGCTCGCCGAACTCCTTCGACGCCGCGCGGGTGAAATGCTCCACCGGCGCCTTGCTGCCCGGGTAAACCGCGTAAAACGGCGTATAGGCCGCCAGCAGCGAGCTGACGATGGTCACGATGCGCCCGTTGTCCGCCAGGTGCTTGCCCGCCTGCTGGATAAAGAAGAACGCCGCTTTGGCGTTGACGTCGAAGCTGGTGTCGTAATCCGCCTCCGTCACCTCGGCGATCGGTTTTTTAATCACCAGGCCGGCGGTATTGATGGCGATATCCACCTTGCCGAAGGCCTTGACCGCCTCGTCGAACAGCCGCGCCACGTTGGCCGGCCTGGTCAGATCGCCCTGCACCGCAATCGCCTGCGCGCCCGCCGCTTTCACCGCCGCCAGCGTTTCCTCGGCCGCCGCGCGGGTGGCGTCGCTGTTGTAGTGCACTACCACCGCCGCCGCGCCGCCGGCAGCCAGATCGCGCGCCACCAGGCCGCCCA
Proteins encoded in this region:
- a CDS encoding SDR family oxidoreductase encodes the protein MSNQSLQGKVVLIAGGAKNLGGLVARDLAAGGAAAVVVHYNSDATRAAAEETLAAVKAAGAQAIAVQGDLTRPANVARLFDEAVKAFGKVDIAINTAGLVIKKPIAEVTEADYDTSFDVNAKAAFFFIQQAGKHLADNGRIVTIVSSLLAAYTPFYAVYPGSKAPVEHFTRAASKEFGERGISVNAIGPGPMDTPFFYGQESKEAVDYHSSAAALSKFSKTGLTDIEDIAPIVKFLVTDGWWITGQTLFANGGYTTR